The Algoriphagus sanaruensis genome window below encodes:
- a CDS encoding Zn-dependent hydrolase yields the protein MKTSLAFLLWIFTWTLSFGQTFQVNPDRLHENLMTLATYGKNEMGGSDRVAYSKHDIAARTFVKSLMEKAGLEVSVDFAGNIIGKKQGKNPNLKPIVFGSHIDEVPNGGDYDGPVGSLGAIEVVQTLAENNFLIDHPLEVIIFTNEEGGVVGSRAIVGALSAEALQVVSNAGITQYEGIKLLGGDPDRIPQMKRSPGDIAAFLELHIEQGGNLFNEKLDIGVVEGIVAIEWWEISFKGKANHAGTTPMALRHDPMLPAAELILEVNKIVNSYPGRQVATVGKIQAFPGAGNVIPGEVKVNVEIRDLSSEKIWTVYKDIERKAQELANQSGTKLEIKHIEVASKPALADPKIREIIKNQAEKLGLTTKSLPSGAGHDAQEMARIAPMGMIFIPSKDGISHAPEEYSSKEDIGNGANVLLQTILSLDKQLQ from the coding sequence ATGAAAACTTCCCTTGCCTTCCTACTTTGGATTTTCACATGGACTTTATCCTTTGGTCAAACCTTCCAAGTCAACCCAGACCGACTTCATGAGAACCTAATGACATTAGCCACTTATGGCAAAAATGAAATGGGAGGATCAGATCGAGTTGCATATTCCAAACATGATATAGCGGCAAGAACCTTTGTAAAATCTCTGATGGAAAAGGCAGGTTTAGAAGTATCTGTTGATTTTGCGGGGAATATCATTGGAAAAAAACAAGGCAAAAATCCCAACTTAAAACCAATAGTCTTTGGGTCTCATATCGATGAGGTACCAAATGGAGGCGATTATGATGGACCTGTGGGATCCCTTGGTGCGATAGAAGTTGTTCAAACACTAGCTGAAAACAATTTTCTAATCGATCATCCTTTGGAAGTAATCATTTTTACAAATGAAGAAGGCGGTGTAGTGGGAAGTCGAGCAATCGTGGGTGCATTAAGCGCTGAAGCACTTCAAGTAGTCAGCAATGCGGGAATCACTCAATATGAAGGAATAAAACTCCTAGGAGGAGATCCAGATCGAATCCCCCAAATGAAGCGAAGCCCAGGAGATATTGCAGCATTCCTAGAACTTCACATCGAACAAGGAGGAAACCTCTTCAATGAAAAATTGGACATTGGGGTGGTAGAAGGAATTGTTGCTATCGAGTGGTGGGAGATTTCCTTTAAAGGTAAAGCCAATCATGCTGGGACTACACCCATGGCCTTGAGACATGACCCTATGCTACCAGCTGCGGAATTGATTCTAGAGGTAAATAAAATTGTAAATTCTTACCCAGGCAGACAAGTAGCAACTGTTGGGAAAATCCAAGCCTTTCCTGGTGCCGGAAATGTCATTCCAGGAGAAGTGAAAGTAAACGTTGAAATAAGAGACCTTTCTTCGGAAAAAATCTGGACCGTTTACAAAGATATTGAGCGTAAAGCACAGGAGTTGGCAAATCAAAGCGGTACAAAACTCGAGATCAAGCACATTGAAGTCGCTAGCAAACCGGCATTAGCAGACCCAAAGATTAGAGAAATAATTAAAAATCAAGCTGAAAAACTCGGATTGACTACAAAGAGTCTGCCTAGTGGGGCGGGGCATGATGCGCAAGAAATGGCTCGAATAGCTCCTATGGGAATGATCTTTATTCCAAGCAAAGATGGAATCAGCCATGCTCCTGAAGAATACTCGTCAAAAGAGGATATCGGAAATGGTGCCAATGTGCTACTTCAAACCATTCTTTCTTTAGACAAGCAACTTCAATAA
- a CDS encoding ATP-binding protein, which produces MKNLRNQTLLGIIATLLFTYCSPQKTEEVEEVIETKTPTLTLLWETADSLMTNESVLFDAESGTIYVSNIIGQDPLGKDGEGSIAIISKEGKILNPAWVTGLNAPKGMAISNGKLYVTDIDEFVEIDIASAKIANKWKVEGAQFLNDVAAHNGTVYFTDMNTGKVHAYSDGAISTISEGNESINGIAIGEDGTIYGLDASGLKKWNSDGTTSIVNAEVTGGDGLVILGDGNYIASRWVGEIWFANDSTQTLMIDTKAAESNTADIGYNAGEKIIYVPTFFKNKVAAYKLDY; this is translated from the coding sequence ATGAAAAATCTACGAAACCAAACTTTACTAGGTATTATTGCCACATTGCTTTTTACTTACTGTTCCCCTCAGAAAACTGAAGAGGTTGAAGAGGTGATTGAAACTAAAACTCCAACCTTAACCTTGCTTTGGGAAACAGCTGATTCATTAATGACCAATGAATCTGTTTTGTTTGATGCTGAATCAGGTACCATCTATGTTTCGAATATTATCGGTCAAGATCCTTTGGGAAAAGATGGAGAGGGATCAATTGCTATTATCTCTAAGGAAGGAAAAATTCTCAATCCAGCATGGGTTACCGGGTTAAATGCTCCAAAAGGTATGGCAATATCAAATGGAAAGCTTTACGTTACTGATATTGATGAATTTGTAGAAATCGATATTGCTTCAGCAAAAATCGCCAATAAATGGAAAGTAGAAGGTGCACAATTTTTAAATGATGTAGCTGCTCATAACGGAACCGTTTATTTCACAGACATGAATACCGGTAAGGTACATGCCTATTCAGATGGAGCCATCTCTACGATCTCGGAAGGAAATGAGTCGATCAATGGAATAGCGATCGGGGAAGACGGGACAATTTATGGACTTGATGCTTCGGGATTGAAAAAATGGAATTCAGATGGTACTACTTCAATCGTAAATGCTGAGGTAACTGGAGGGGATGGATTGGTTATTTTAGGTGATGGCAACTATATCGCTTCTCGTTGGGTAGGTGAAATTTGGTTTGCAAACGATTCAACTCAAACCCTCATGATAGACACCAAAGCAGCAGAGTCAAATACCGCTGATATTGGATATAACGCTGGCGAAAAAATCATCTATGTTCCAACTTTCTTCAAAAACAAAGTAGCAGCATACAAGCTTGACTATTGA
- a CDS encoding dipeptidase, translated as MKKNLFAILPAWIVLACSSPEPAVDYTKLTDEQRLEAAREIAQSTIMVDGHVDLPYRMKVGGFTLQREILDVSVRTPDGNFDYPRAKEGGLDAPFMSIYIPAGNQATPGASKALADSLILMTERLTEAFPDKFAMAYSPADIEANFSKGLISLPMGMENGAGIEDDLGNVAYFHKRGIRYITLTHGKDNLIGDASYDTTGTHGGLSEFGEKVVAEMNRVGIMVDLSHVSDNTFKDALAITKVPVIASHSSVRKFTPGFERNMSDELIQAMAKNGGVMMINFGGSFIDSAYAAGSTKVREHIVNWLAENNLSRTDSTAQIYIQEYSAKNNPFPTVQRVADHIDHVKNLVGIDYVGLGSDFDGVGDSLPTGLKDVSMFPNLIAELLKRGYSRDDIEKICYKNIFRVWEAVEDYASGQN; from the coding sequence ATGAAAAAAAATCTATTTGCCATACTTCCAGCTTGGATTGTATTAGCTTGTTCTTCTCCAGAGCCAGCAGTTGATTATACCAAACTTACCGATGAGCAAAGGCTTGAAGCTGCTCGAGAAATTGCCCAATCGACGATCATGGTAGATGGTCATGTAGACCTTCCCTATCGGATGAAAGTAGGTGGCTTTACCCTCCAGCGTGAAATTTTAGATGTTTCGGTTCGAACACCAGATGGTAATTTTGATTACCCAAGAGCTAAGGAAGGTGGACTCGATGCTCCATTTATGTCTATATATATTCCTGCAGGAAATCAAGCAACCCCAGGTGCTTCTAAAGCCTTGGCCGATTCACTGATTCTCATGACGGAGCGTTTGACGGAAGCTTTTCCTGACAAGTTCGCAATGGCTTACAGTCCAGCAGACATAGAGGCGAACTTTTCAAAAGGCTTGATTTCTCTCCCGATGGGAATGGAAAACGGTGCGGGAATCGAGGATGATTTGGGGAATGTAGCGTATTTCCACAAACGAGGTATTCGATACATCACGCTTACTCATGGAAAGGACAATTTGATAGGCGATGCCAGTTATGATACAACCGGGACCCACGGCGGATTAAGCGAGTTTGGAGAAAAAGTAGTGGCTGAAATGAATCGCGTCGGTATCATGGTGGATTTGAGCCACGTTTCAGATAATACCTTCAAAGATGCATTGGCTATTACAAAAGTACCTGTGATCGCCTCACATTCCTCCGTTCGGAAATTTACGCCTGGTTTTGAGCGAAATATGAGTGATGAGCTAATTCAAGCTATGGCTAAAAACGGAGGGGTAATGATGATCAATTTTGGTGGTTCTTTTATTGACTCGGCTTATGCCGCTGGATCGACCAAAGTTCGAGAGCACATCGTGAATTGGCTTGCTGAAAACAACCTTTCCCGAACTGATTCTACAGCCCAGATCTATATTCAAGAATATTCTGCTAAAAATAATCCTTTCCCAACTGTCCAGCGGGTGGCCGACCATATCGACCATGTGAAAAATCTTGTAGGAATTGATTATGTGGGTCTGGGTTCGGACTTTGATGGAGTAGGAGATTCCCTTCCTACAGGCCTGAAGGATGTTTCCATGTTCCCTAATTTAATCGCTGAATTACTGAAGCGGGGATATTCGCGGGATGACATTGAAAAGATTTGCTATAAAAATATTTTCCGTGTTTGGGAAGCTGTGGAAGATTATGCATCTGGACAAAATTAA
- a CDS encoding acyl-ACP desaturase, which yields MKSGEINYELEKNMEVISQLDALVGDAVDNILVDPDTCWQPSDFLPDLSNPEALEDIKLLQQRAEGIPDTVLTSLIGNMITEEALPSYQTYFNLLEGINDERSLVSPSGWVRWSKSWTAEENRHGDLLNKYLYLTGRVDMGAVERTIHRLIANGFDANTDADPYQAMIYTSFQERATKISHVNTGKLADKAGDHVLSKICKTIAGDEARHEKAYKTFMSRIFEIDPSGAILAFEKMMRKQIVMPAVLMGEGGNRPNLYKDFSEITQKVGIYTGWDYARIIEHLVDFWKIENLTGLNDLAAKAQDYLSGLASRYMRLADRMKAPDEIRLAWLK from the coding sequence ATGAAATCAGGCGAAATCAATTACGAATTAGAAAAAAACATGGAGGTTATCTCTCAACTAGATGCTCTAGTGGGAGATGCTGTAGATAACATTTTGGTTGATCCAGATACTTGCTGGCAACCCTCTGATTTTCTTCCGGACCTATCCAATCCTGAGGCATTAGAAGACATCAAACTATTACAACAACGAGCTGAAGGGATTCCAGACACCGTTCTCACTTCCCTAATCGGGAACATGATTACGGAGGAAGCTCTCCCATCCTATCAGACTTATTTCAATCTGTTGGAAGGAATCAATGACGAGCGCTCACTAGTCTCTCCATCTGGCTGGGTTAGATGGTCCAAAAGCTGGACTGCTGAAGAAAACCGCCATGGTGACTTGCTCAATAAATACCTTTACCTTACTGGACGAGTAGATATGGGAGCTGTGGAGCGGACGATTCACCGCTTAATTGCCAATGGGTTTGATGCTAACACCGATGCGGATCCCTATCAGGCTATGATCTATACCTCTTTTCAGGAAAGAGCTACTAAAATCTCCCATGTCAATACAGGAAAACTAGCTGACAAAGCCGGTGACCATGTATTATCGAAAATCTGTAAAACCATTGCAGGTGACGAAGCTAGACATGAAAAAGCCTATAAAACATTCATGTCGCGCATCTTTGAAATCGATCCAAGTGGAGCAATTTTAGCTTTTGAGAAAATGATGCGGAAGCAAATTGTGATGCCTGCAGTCTTGATGGGTGAAGGTGGAAATCGACCCAATCTTTACAAAGACTTCTCTGAAATCACTCAAAAAGTAGGAATTTATACCGGTTGGGATTATGCCCGAATAATTGAGCATTTGGTTGATTTCTGGAAAATCGAAAATCTGACAGGACTAAATGATCTAGCCGCTAAAGCCCAAGATTACTTATCAGGACTCGCAAGTAGATATATGAGACTTGCCGATCGGATGAAGGCTCCAGATGAAATTCGACTAGCTTGGTTGAAATAA